The DNA region TCGACGCCCGCCGCCCCGGCGAGCGGACGGTGGTAGAACCCTTTGACGTAGGCGACCCCCGGGTCGGTCAGCAGCGGCCCGAGCAGTCCGGTCACGTAGTCCGCGGTGAAGTCGCGGAGATCGCCGTCGACGAAGACGACGAGGTCCCCGCTGGTTTCGGCGACCCCCTTCCAGAGCGCTTCTCCCTTGCCCGCAAGGCTTCCCAGCGCCGGGAACACCGCGTCCTGCGCGACGACGTCCGCCCCGGCCGCCGCGGCGACCTCGGCCGTCGCGTCCGTGGAATGGCTGTCCACCACCAGGATCTCGTCCACCAGGGGAAAGCGTTCGACGAGTTCGCGCCGGATGGTGCCGACGATCGCCCCCACCGTCTCCGCCTCGTCGCGGGCCGGGATCACCACCGAAACCCGCGTCCCGCGTTTGGCGGCGACCAGCTCCGCCGCCCACCAGTCACCCGCGCGGCTGCTGCGCCGCGCGAGCCATGTGCCGACCTCCGCCGATACCCGCATGGCTTCCTCTTTCCCTCGAAGATCACCTCACCGGTGAGCTTCGAGGGCGACTGTTTCCCTCCGTCGTCGCCGCGGAAACCGTCGCGTTACGCCTGCCCGCCGGAGGTTAACGACCGCGAGAGCACCTCACCGGTCCGTCGTTTGGCGAGGTAGAACGCCGCCTCGTGCGGCTTCGCCCCGTTGTCGACCGTGTAGCCGCTGTCCAGGACTCCGTCGGCGCCGGGGAACAGCCCGCTGAGGTCGGGCCGGGCCGCGACGAGATCGTCCCGGTCGGCCAGGTTCACCCAGCTCGCGACGCCGGGCGGGACGGACGGCGGCTGCGGGCGGGTCCGTTCGTAGACCACCGTGCGCAGGCCCAGCGGCGAGCCGAGGGTGAGCAGCAGCGGCAGCGGGCGGCCGTGCCGATGGGCGGCTTCGTACGCGACGACCGAGCCGAGGGAATGCCCGATGATCGCCTCGGTCTCCGGTCCGATGTGCTCGGCGACGCGGTCCTGCACGCGTTCCCGGATCGTCTCGTCGGTGAGGTACAGCGTCACCTGTTTGAGTGCCTTGACCACCACGCGTTCGGCGAACGCCACCCCGAGCCTCGCGAACGGCTTCAGCCGCACCAGCGCGTTCAGCACCGGGCGGGCGGCCGCGCGGACGCCTTGGGTCTCCCCCGCCGGGCCACCGAGCAGGTCCAATTCGGCCTTGGCCCGGTTCCGGTCGGCCTCGCGGGACGCCGAAGAAGCCGCGTTCCGGAGCCATTCCGCCGCCAGCGCCTCGGCCAGCCCCCACTCGTCCTCGGTGAGTTCGTCCGCGCCGCCCTGCTGGCCGTCCTTGAGGAAAAGGTCGCCGTAGAAGGCCATCCGCGCGTCTCCGGGCCGGGCGTCGCGCCACAGGGTGTCGGCCAGCGCGGCGTCACCGGCGAGCCGGACGCCGCCCGCCAGACTCGGCAGCCATTCCGCCTCGAGAGTGTCCGCGGACTTCTGTTCCTGGGCGATGCCGTGCACCAGAACGATCCGAGCCATGGCGCACAGTATCGCGGGCCGCCCTTGCCGGTGGCCGCCCGATGAGACAAAGTGATCTCCGTGGGAGAGCGGAGGTCGTTGGTGGTCGCGTCGCAATGCGACTCACTGAACCTTCTCTCGTTCCTCCCCGACGCGGGCCACCAGGTCTCGACGGCCCTGCTCGACCCCGAGATCGGCGGCTGCGTCCCCGCGCTCGAAGACGGTCGCGGCCTGCTCGTCGACCCGACGATGGTCGAGCTGGACGACGCGCTGGTGGAGGCCTTCGAGCGCGCGTCGGAAGACGAGGCGACGCTCTTCCTCTCACTCGTCGGGCACGGCGAATACGCCGACGACGACTTCTACTTCCTCACCAAGGACACCGGCCTGCCGGTGGACAGCCGCCGCTCCTTCCTGTTCGCCCAGCGGATCAAGGAACTCCTCGGCCGTCACTCGATGCTCGACGGGCTGGTGATCCTGCTCGACACCTGCCACGCCGGCATCGGGGCGAGGCAGGCTGGCCAGCGCTGGCTGCGGATCGTCGGTGAGGCAGGCAAGCGGTTCGACCTGCTCACCGCCTCGGACGACCGTGTCGCCGCGAACGGGTGTTTCAGCCGGTCTCTGGTCTCGGTCCTGCGGACGGGGCACGCGGAGTTCGGCGAGCGGGTGCGATGCGCGGATCTCAAACGGGTGATCACCGGCCTGTGCCCGGCGCAGACCGCCGTCCACCTGGGTTTCGACGGCACCCGCGAGGTGCCCGAGGCCGATCAGGGCCTGTGGCTCGCACTGAACTCCTCCCCCGCCTGGCGGCGTTCACCGCTGGCGGGCAACCCGGCCGCGCCCACGATCGAACGGCTGACCGCGGGCTACCAGCCGGATCCGAAACTCGGCGAGACCGTCGGGCATCTGCTCACCGGTGCCCGGCTGGTCGCGATCACCGGTGAGGAGGGCGCGGGGAAGTCGACCATGCTCGCCGCGCTCGCCCGGCCTTCGGTGGCCGGATCGTATGTACCGCCCGACTTCCTGCACGCCGTGCTGTTCGCGAGCCGCGGCGACACGGCCGAGCGGCTCGCGCACGAACTCGCCCGCCAGTTGCGGCGCACCGTGCCCGGTTTCGCCGACGCCGAGCAGGCGTACCGGACCGGGCTCGGCGACGCCGCCCTCAGCGGTGCGAGCGCTTTCGATCTGGCGCTGCTCGGTCCGCTGCGAACCCTCGCTCCACAGTGGACCGGAGCCCCCGTGCGGATCGCGGTCGACGGGCTCGACGACCTCGATCCCGGCGTCCGGGAACGGCTGTGCGGTCTCCTCCGGAGCCTGTCGACGGCACCGGAGCTGGCACTGGTCAAGACGGTCGCGACCACGCGGGATCCGGCCTGCCTCCCGCCCGCGGTCGAGGTTCGCCTGGAGATGGCCGGCGGTTTCGAGCCGCCCGACGCGGCTCCCGTGGTGCGGGAACCGGAAGACAGTGGACCTTGGGGCGGCTGGCCGGGCTACGACACGGGTTCGCCCACCTCGCCGAGGATCACCCCCGCCACGCTGATCATCGACGTGCCGGGGCAGCCGCCCGCGCACCACGAACTGTCCTTCGGGCTCACGACGCTCGGCCGCAGCAGGAACGCCGCGGTCCGGCTCGGCGACTCGCGGGTGTCCCGGCTCCATTGCAAGATCCGCTGGGACGGCACGAACGCGTGGCTGACCGATCTCGACTCCGCCAACGGCACCTTCGTCAACGGGCAGCGCGTGCCGAGCGCCGAGCTGGCGCACGGTGACGTGCTCCGGCTCGGTGATTCGACGGTCACCTTCATCAGCGTGGCACAAGAGGAGGCCGACATCGACCAGAGCACCGGCGCCGTGGCCTCGCCGCGGCCCGGTCACGCGGTCCTGCTGGAGTTGCTGGGTCTCGCGGCCACCCGCGGGCCCGTCCCGATCTCGATCCTCACCGCGGCGAGCGCGGCGGCGGGCGGCCCGGACCGGCGGGTGCGCGTCCGCGATTTCCTGGCCGGGCTCGGTGACTCGGTCAGCCGGACGCGCGCCGGCCTCGACGACGAAACCGTCCTGCTGACCTCCGACGCGCCCGTGCTCTCCCCCGATACGGTGACCCGGTTGCACGCCCGGCTGGCGGCGGCGACCTCGGAGGTGGCACTCGTGGCCGGAGACGACGAGCCGACGCTCGAACAGAGCTACGCGGCGGCCAACGAGGCCGAGCACTTCTGGCTCGCGGGGCTCCGAGAAGACGCCCTCGCCGCGTTGGAGCGACGGGCCTCCCACATCCCCGTCGAGAACCGGGAACGCTGGGCGGCCTGGGCGAACCGTGCGGCCCTGGAGCTCGGCGACACCGACCGGATCACGTTGCGCTGCAAGGCACGGCATGCGACCTGGACCGGTAAGGCTGGCGACGCGGCCGGAGCGCTCGCCCGGTTCGAGGAGCTGCTGCCGGTCGCCACGGCCGCCCTCTCCGGTGGCGACGAAGAGGTCTTGAGCATGCGCCACAACATCGGCTACCTCCTCATGGAACTCGGCCGTTTCGAAGAGTCCCGGGCCGCGTTCGAAGCCCTCGTCCGCGACGCCACCCACGCTCTCGGCGCCGATCATCGCGAGACACTGCACGCCCGGCACCTGCTCGCGGTGACGACGGGCAAGACCGGGAACGGGGAGGAGTCCCTCCGCCTCTCCCGGGAGCTGCTGCCGCAGGCGAAACAGGCGCTGGGCGACGACGAGATCGTCGGCCACGTCCAGCAC from Amycolatopsis sp. EV170708-02-1 includes:
- a CDS encoding glucosyl-3-phosphoglycerate synthase → MRVSAEVGTWLARRSSRAGDWWAAELVAAKRGTRVSVVIPARDEAETVGAIVGTIRRELVERFPLVDEILVVDSHSTDATAEVAAAAGADVVAQDAVFPALGSLAGKGEALWKGVAETSGDLVVFVDGDLRDFTADYVTGLLGPLLTDPGVAYVKGFYHRPLAGAAGVEPDGGGRVTELVARPLLNMYWPELAGFVQPLAGEYAGRREVLEGIPFVTHYGVEVGHLIDLLELHGLDALAQVDLGHRAHRHQGTQALGRMAAQIMLTLMDRLERGGRVISAAPPSTSLAQFRRGAGEAVERELVLTDVGLTQRPPLESLPPEIRPENSPALRRSA
- a CDS encoding FHA domain-containing protein, whose translation is MISVGERRSLVVASQCDSLNLLSFLPDAGHQVSTALLDPEIGGCVPALEDGRGLLVDPTMVELDDALVEAFERASEDEATLFLSLVGHGEYADDDFYFLTKDTGLPVDSRRSFLFAQRIKELLGRHSMLDGLVILLDTCHAGIGARQAGQRWLRIVGEAGKRFDLLTASDDRVAANGCFSRSLVSVLRTGHAEFGERVRCADLKRVITGLCPAQTAVHLGFDGTREVPEADQGLWLALNSSPAWRRSPLAGNPAAPTIERLTAGYQPDPKLGETVGHLLTGARLVAITGEEGAGKSTMLAALARPSVAGSYVPPDFLHAVLFASRGDTAERLAHELARQLRRTVPGFADAEQAYRTGLGDAALSGASAFDLALLGPLRTLAPQWTGAPVRIAVDGLDDLDPGVRERLCGLLRSLSTAPELALVKTVATTRDPACLPPAVEVRLEMAGGFEPPDAAPVVREPEDSGPWGGWPGYDTGSPTSPRITPATLIIDVPGQPPAHHELSFGLTTLGRSRNAAVRLGDSRVSRLHCKIRWDGTNAWLTDLDSANGTFVNGQRVPSAELAHGDVLRLGDSTVTFISVAQEEADIDQSTGAVASPRPGHAVLLELLGLAATRGPVPISILTAASAAAGGPDRRVRVRDFLAGLGDSVSRTRAGLDDETVLLTSDAPVLSPDTVTRLHARLAAATSEVALVAGDDEPTLEQSYAAANEAEHFWLAGLREDALAALERRASHIPVENRERWAAWANRAALELGDTDRITLRCKARHATWTGKAGDAAGALARFEELLPVATAALSGGDEEVLSMRHNIGYLLMELGRFEESRAAFEALVRDATHALGADHRETLHARHLLAVTTGKTGNGEESLRLSRELLPQAKQALGDDEIVGHVQHNIAFWSAEIEHPPPLFRSIDSSSTKRRDG